The Apium graveolens cultivar Ventura chromosome 3, ASM990537v1, whole genome shotgun sequence sequence aactttcaaattttaaaaactaaCAGATATCTTAAAAATTTTAATTATAGATAAACAGTTATCTAAGTTAAATAATATCCATAATTCAAAATTCTAAACTTTACTAATAAAATATCTACTATTTAATGCACCAAATAATGCACCAAATTAAATATGGGGTATTATAATATATGTTGGTTTTGATTCTCCGTCTATTATAAGGTATCTTGAACCATTAACTGGTGATGTTTTTATTGCTCGCTATGCTGATTGTCATTTTGATGAATCCATGTTCCCTAAACTAGGGGGAAATAATGATTTGCATAAATTAAATTCTGAAATATCATGGAATGCATCAGGATTAAATTCTATTGATTCACGTACTAATCAATGTGAATCTGAAGTTCAAAAaattattcatatgcaaaatattgCTAATCAAATGCCGGATGCGTTTAGTGACTTTAGACATATTATAAGGTCACATATACCTGCTGTTAATGCTCCGACACGAGTTGAAATCCCTACTAAGAAATCAATTCCTGAAGAATTGATTGGTGATTCAAAGCTACGCCAGAAGCGTGGTAGACCTATTGGTGCAAAAGATATTGTACCACGAAAATGGAAATTGATTGGAATTGCCCCAGAAGTggcaaaagtttcagaaaatacCCCGGAAGTGGTATTGCCTCCTAAAGAGGTTCAAGCCCCTGAAGTGGCTGTAACAAAACTCCCAGACGTGGGATTGCCTCCAGAAGAGAATGTTGCCCCAGAAGTGACAAATACTTCCACAGTAGCAAAGGTACCTGAAAACTATGAGATCTCAATGAATTATGTCCATAACGCGAAATTACTGGATCGTGGGAGTATTGAGGTTGATGATGTATATGCTTTTTTTTGTGGCATCTGATATTATTATGAACTCcgatcctgaaccacaaagtgtggaaGAGTGTCGACACCGAGATGATTGTCCAAAATGAAAAATTGTGATTCAAAAAGAATTGCAATCTTTGCACAAGAGAAATGTAATTGGACCTGCAGTCCAAACACCAACTAGTGTAGTCCCCGTCGGGAATAGATGGGTATTTGTACGAAAACGAAATGAGaaaaatgaaattatgagatataaAGCCCGGCTTGTAGCCCAGGGATTTTCTCAAAGACCTGGTTTTGATTATCAGGAAACATACTCTCCTGTGATGGATGGAGTTACTTTTCATTTTCTAATGGGTATGGCTTGTATGGAAAAACTGGAAACACGTTTGATGGACGTTGTGACAGCATACCTATATGGATCACTTGATAGtgatatttatataaaaattccTGAAGGATTAAATATTGAGGACACTAAGCCTCAATATTTATATTATGTTAAATTACAACGATCATTGTATAGTTTAAAATACTTTGGTCGTATATGGTACAACAGGCTTAGTGAATACTTATTGAATGATGGATATGTTAATAATCAAGTGTGTCCTTACATTTTCAGTAAATGATCATCAACTGGTTTTATTATTATtgctgtatatgtggatgatttgaatattatcggtactaatgaagatattactaatgctgctaactatttgaaaaatgagtttgaacgaaagatcttggaaggacaagattttgtttaggtatacaggtggagcacttatcttcaggaatatttgttcatcaatcaaACTACACTAAATTTTTTTTGATCGGTTCTACATGGACAAAGCTCATCCACTAACCACATCAATTGTTGTTCGATCACTCGAGGTTGAAAATGATCCTTTCCGTCCTAGAAAATAAGATGAAGAGGCTCTTGGACCTGAAGTTCCATATGTCAGTGCAATTGACACTCTCATGTATCTTGCAAATAATACACGACCTGATATTGCATTTGCAGTGAACCTGTTGGCAAGATTTAGTGCTGACCCTACTAAAAGGCATTGGGATGGAATCAAACATATATTCAGATATCTTCGAGGGATAATCGATCTTGGACTATTCTTCCCAAACAATTCAAGATCACAGCTAGTTGGATATGCAAATACTGGATACATGTCAGATCCTCACTTTGGGCGATCACAAACAGGTTACCTATTTACATATTATGATACTGCTATCTCTTGGAAGTCTACAAAACACACTATGGCTGCAACTTCATCAAACCACGCAGAGTTACTAGCAATTCATGAAGCAAGCAGAGAATGTACTTGGCTAAGGTCGGTCAGGTCGGTCATTCAACATATTCGAGAATCATGTGGATTATCGAGTATTTCAGATAATCCTACAGTTTTATTCGAGGATAACTCGGCCTGCATCAAacaacttaaggaaggatatatTAAAGAGGATCGAACAAAACACATATTGCCAAAATTCTTCCACACTCATGAACTTAAAGAAAATGGTGATATTGATGTCCAACAAGTTCGCTCATGCGATAATCTGGCGGATATACTTACAAAGTCACTACCTACATTAACATTTGGGAAGTTCAGAAATAATATCATTATGCAGAGGTTAAAAAGTTTGCTACATCAAAATGTCAAAATATGAGACATTTTATTTAGGGGAGGCTGTACTCTTTTCCCTTCGTCAAGGTTTTTATCCCATTGGGTTTTTCCTTGCAAGGTTTTAATAAGGCAGTCAATCTTTGCAATAACTCACATTTGACAATCAAGGGGGAGTGTTATAATAATGATTGTCAAATCTTAGTAAGGAAGACTCACGATACTTACTAAGGAAGACTCGCACAACTTCTCAGAGAAGAAACTCAGTAAGGAAGAATTTTGATTAAAATCCTATTTATCTTTTCGTAGCACGTGCATCTTATCTTGTCGTAGcacgtgcaatcctatcttatcttttcgtagcacgtgcaatcctatcttatcttttcgtaaTACGTGTAATCTTATCCTATCTTTCTGTAAGTATAAATAGGACCTTCAGTTATTGAAATCAGATACACTAAAAAATATATTGAACAACAATCCTCTCTTTTCAATTTCTACTCTCTCTATGTGCATTTATTAAGTCATATATTATCCAGTAATTCGAGATTAACAACACGTTATTTACAATATTTTTAACTCAAACTACAACACTTGAATATATAGGCTATGACATGTGACTTAGTTCAAAAAACAAGACAAGGAGGAGTAAATTAAGGGGCACTAGTCATGCCCTCTTTAAACATGCTCACTTTAATACAACCATTATAAATTAAACCTAGACTGAAATttgaacaaaaagaaaaaaaactgaTGCAAACCCACAAAACATTTTCAATTAAAAAAATGTTATTTCCAGAGctgatttttaattttcagagaaaacaaaacatgaaaagaaaaaaaataatgtGAGGGGTAATTTtgtcttttcataatttttcagCTCTGAAAATAAAAAGTTTGCTCTGAAAATAACATTCcctttaatttttcaaaatattcaCAGTAAATGTAACAATCCCCCACTTGAATATTTGAAAAAATTGTTCTTAAATGAAGAAAGAAAATATTTGAGTAGTCTCTAAGAAATAAGGTTGTACTTAAACAAAGTTGTCTAACAACATCAACCTTTACGTGTGTCTAATTTATGATTTAACAAGAGTGACCAGATGTCTGCAACTCTATCTCAGGCATCTAACCATGCACAACCTTTCAGGGTGTAGTCAAATAGCCCGCGCATTAAAAGTCATGCAAGTATATCCCAGTATATGAAGGCTCTAGAAATTAATGCCCGAAATTTTATAGGAAGCGGCCCTCACTCCCACATTCACATCAGTGAGTCTACTAAAAGTACTCCTGAAGTAAGGTACTTCCTCCAAATAGAGTATAGAACTCATTAAGAGTTTAAATAAACTCAACCTTATTTCATTTCAGGAAACATGCTCtctttaaattttaaattttgcaTGTTCTTCACAATATCACTTGTtgacttgttattaccacattaaACCTATTTCTTGGGATCTATAGTCAGTTAGGTTGTATTTTCGTCATGAGAAAGTACTCTCTGAGGGCAATAGTCCCATATTAACCGTAGTTTTATGGACTTTCTCTCTAGCTAATCCTTTCGTCAACGGATCTGCCAAATTATCATCAGACCATATATGATCCACTATAACAGCACCTTTAGAGATATATTCCCTAATAGTGTTGTGCTTATGACTTATATGTCGCTTCTTACCGTCATAATAACGGTTCTGAACTTTGTTGATAGTCGCAATACTATCGCAGTGGATCAAGACATATGGAATCGGTCTCTCCCATAAAGGGATCTCAACTAGCAGGTTTCTTAGCCAACCTGCTTCTTTAGTAGCCATATCTCGTGCTATTATTTATACTTCCATGATGGATTCAGCTAAGATAGCTTGTTTCTTTAATTTCCAAGAAACAGCCCACCGGCTATATTGCTACATGTTGCCTTGGAGTTGTTTGACAAGGTATTCCAGTCAGCATCTCTATATCCTTCAATGACAACGAAAAACTTGCTGTAATACAATCCAAAATTCATGGTTTTCTTGAGGTATCTCATGACCCTCTCAATAGCGTGACAATGCTCCACACTAGGTCTATTAGTAGATCTACCCAACAAGCCCATGACATAGGCAATATCGGGTCTTGTACTATCAGCGGCATATCGAAGGCTTCTGATAATACTAGCATATTCTTGTTGTTTTTATACCATAGCCCTAGTTCTTAAACAACTTAACACTCGGGTCATATGGTGTACTTGCAGGTTACAGTCAAAGTAATTATATTACTTTAATATCTTCTCTATAAATGAAAATTGATCTAAAGAAAGTTCCTCCATTGACCTTGTAATTTTAATAACAAGGATTTCACTAGTTTCTCCAAGATCTTTCATATAAAAGTTGGCGCACAACAATAATTTCACTTTATTTACTGCGTGTATATTGGAACCATATAATAGCATTTCATATATATAAATGCAAATAATGTGCAAATGCCATTTTCATACTTATAATAAATGGATTTGTCACTTTTATTGACACTGAAACCATTTGACATAACAATTTTGTCAAACTTCTCATGCCATAGTGTAGGTGATTCCTTAAGGCCATACAAGGTCTTATCTAGTTTGCGCGCCTTCTGTTCTTGCCCATGAATcacaaaaccctcaggttgaTTCATATAAATTTTCTCATCTAGTTCAACATGTAACAATGCggttttaacatccatttgatgaATAACTAGATTATGGAGGGCAACTATAAATATCAAGACTCTGATGGATGTCATTGtagttgttagtcccttaacaatatgacagaaattacagaaggggggttgaatggaattcttgaaactttttcttgaaaataaaatgttctaactcaaatataaatataagtgtattgattagcacaatgcggaataaaaacttaagtgaatcaagacacaagtaattaaaaataagagtctttaaaaactttctggtggatttgaattattccaccagagatatatattatatatcgagagaatcctgtgtgcagaaatgctcacagctgcttacaacaattgaacttctaagactgcagagaaatgctaagaatccttcttacaaatgtttctctgctttcttgcttagatcgatagtgtcttagttgctgctacttggtttatatatcaccaagattacaaagtagtaagacaagataataaaacaaaaactatctagtctattacaatgctactccattactctattccagcatctttgaatatcttcataatagcatggaaatggcaatgcttctttgttctcgaaaacccagttgaataggctaccacattccatttacatccactcgacacatgtgactgtgttgtcactgtcaacaaatatttgaattctttatccgtcgggttcatgattatccgtcgagttattgatcatccgtcgggttgtctatttgatcatccgtcgactttattataggttatccgtcgggtagcaaactggcacttgacttcatttcatttatgcagaattacaagacatcatctatgtacaattaatcaacctattctgcatatctagttaaagtcaacatgacttgaatactacttatagaatctatacaatggtgaatgcagaaatgtgctactgacttattattacataagctactcactcgatggataataagtcatcatccgtcgggactgtaatgagtcatccgtcgggactataaatcttatccgtcgagtgctacattattgcactaaataaaatctactaaggtgttttgttcatgaaatcatcaagtacacaacacatacacaacaatctcccccaatttatgtctacaggaattgtagccataaattaagagatacttgatgataacaaaacaccctaagaatataactttaagagaaagtagatattactgaaaagtgcttcaaataacaaaaatgtacaaagttttgctcacagtcatttttcaagatgctcctctagcctgagcagatttgtctagtttcttgaaggtctagatctctttccaagctttctattgttttcctcaatctgattttggagctgcctgttgaattccagttcatcagattctgagagatttagctttccttgcatttccaaaagagtctcattgctagagatgctcaattggtcttctaatttgaagaatcttctcacacctttgtcatctatgaactccatcagccagtagggccttagatgcattcttctccctgtgtaagggatgattagagtctttggaagtgcatcttagctctaacactccttagttcttcaatcttcttcaataccaatcttcttgcagtaatgttgaacccaaagttcttcttgaaggatgaataaactttaatcagtatagcttggctttcttgaaggatcctatgaagaggccactgaatctcctttcctcctttgtacttgaacactaacctttcaggtaggtttctgtatgcatcaattcctctcacttcatctagttcatccagatagaggtttaggtcagaaaattctttgatgtcacacaagtacagatagtctcccttactgactttagattgagctgtgacttgagacttggatttgagaggtgacaacttcactttcttgactactcttgactttgttctttttggcttgctaaggattggtagattgaagtcaggaattggtatgttctcccattctattggctcatcctagggcacaataggttcaccatgaatattcctgtagggatccaccaccctgatattttcaaataccacagagggctttgatgcttgagttgtagatggtgtggattccttaggaaattaatcttccaattccttgtcaacaatatccagtttccttttagttcttttagccaattccttctttcttggagatttcttctgttgttcaacttgcttctttgattcaatagcttcagatggttgagaaggaatttgttgtgatgaatttataatatgtagcttggccaagataacaatctactctttcttttgtttagactttttagcatccagagtagcttacttcttttcctgcttcaatctagcctttccttctctctttgcttgagcaaattgaggatgtccagccaccacacaaatttctttcccatttttgaaaatcttggcaattctccttttggaagctgaatcagctggatctttgtataaagcaattgaccttgacagaagctttttcttatcaggcttaggtgtctcatacacagtgtccaaagggttcttcagtgatgattttgagtagtttacccttggtttaagaattatttcagcctttggatatttgatgcaggaagattgtcctatttctagatagttcatgcttatctcattcatactaatttgcttgacttgagagtgatggatggctgacttaactggctccttgacaagttcaaagttcttctgtatttcctcatcaatcttctcccagttgactaaactcaagTTTTCCTTATCAGCTGCTTTTAAGTTGGCTgttgctgcattgatcagatctatactatctgtaactgatggctttgagatagtaattgaaggtacaattactttagtgatttgaatttgaagcctctccccctcacttgatcctttctcccactttttgttatcatcaagttgagcagaggagggggtttgagcagccaccagtttttgaagtagatcagtctgttggacttgatggagatgaatggcagttaaagatgcttccatggctcACATTCTTGAGTCCacggcatctatcttggttgacagatcagaatttttccataattgcctcttgatgtcaaacattgtatcttctggaagtttagagtctatcctgtctgaaatagcctttttcatctcctcaatatcattcttcatagtattcacatctctagcatgctggaagccttggatttgttgaagttgtagggaggctagatgtgcctgaaggagcttcttggtgctggcattggtagtggtttgaagagcagtattggtctgattgattaattcgatcagggttgtcttgaagtaatgctcatcacaggGCTTTGAGAATGaccatgatggcatacctgacct is a genomic window containing:
- the LOC141714668 gene encoding secreted RxLR effector protein 161-like — its product is MYLANNTRPDIAFAVNLLARFSADPTKRHWDGIKHIFRYLRGIIDLGLFFPNNSRSQLVGYANTGYMSDPHFGRSQTGYLFTYYDTAISWKSTKHTMAATSSNHAELLAIHEASRECTWLRSVRSVIQHIRESCGLSSISDNPTVLFEDNSACIKQLKEGYIKEDRTKHILPKFFHTHELKENGDIDVQQVRSCDNLADILTKSLPTLTFGKFRNNIIMQRLKSLLHQNVKI